A genomic stretch from Actinomycetota bacterium includes:
- the argC gene encoding N-acetyl-gamma-glutamyl-phosphate reductase, translated as MTISAAVLGASGFAGAELLRILEAHPGMSVTAAAASSQVGKPVAGAYPSLKSVADLTFVSVDEALQSGADLVFSSLPHNASMGLFADGGAKVVDLGGDHRLDDASQYEEWFGEAHAQPESLGDWVYGLTEFHRKEVAEADRVANPGCYSTAALLALVPLVSAGLVESEGIHVDAKSGVSGAGRAGGEGFDFCSANENLSPYAVTGHKHIAEIEQELTLAAGHPTRVSFVPHLVPMNRGILASCAAQATPSTTQADLSAALTEAYRDEAFVRILDGDLPRTKRLSGTNFAEVAVRFDARTGRVLAFAAIDNLGKGAAGQAVQNANLMFGLPEATGLGDRPLLP; from the coding sequence GTGACGATATCGGCGGCGGTGCTGGGGGCATCGGGTTTTGCGGGGGCGGAGCTGCTCCGTATCCTCGAGGCGCACCCGGGCATGAGCGTAACGGCTGCGGCGGCCTCGTCCCAGGTCGGCAAGCCGGTCGCCGGCGCCTACCCGTCCCTGAAGTCGGTCGCCGACCTGACCTTCGTGTCGGTTGACGAGGCCCTCCAGTCCGGCGCCGACCTCGTCTTCTCCTCCCTTCCCCACAACGCCAGCATGGGGCTGTTCGCCGATGGGGGGGCGAAGGTTGTCGACCTCGGCGGCGACCACCGGCTGGACGACGCAAGCCAGTACGAGGAGTGGTTCGGCGAGGCGCACGCCCAACCGGAATCGCTCGGCGACTGGGTATACGGGCTGACCGAGTTCCACCGCAAGGAGGTCGCCGAGGCGGACCGGGTGGCGAACCCGGGCTGCTACTCGACCGCCGCGCTGCTGGCGCTTGTGCCCCTGGTTTCGGCCGGGCTGGTCGAGTCCGAAGGCATTCACGTCGACGCCAAGTCGGGCGTCTCCGGCGCCGGGCGGGCCGGGGGAGAGGGCTTCGACTTCTGCTCGGCCAACGAGAACCTGTCGCCCTACGCGGTGACCGGGCACAAGCACATCGCCGAGATCGAGCAGGAGCTTACTCTCGCGGCCGGGCACCCGACCCGGGTGAGCTTCGTTCCGCACCTCGTGCCGATGAACCGGGGCATTCTCGCCAGCTGCGCCGCCCAGGCCACGCCTTCGACGACCCAGGCAGACCTGTCGGCCGCCCTCACCGAGGCGTACCGGGACGAAGCCTTCGTGCGAATCCTGGACGGCGACCTGCCGCGGACCAAACGGCTCAGCGGCACCAACTTCGCAGAGGTCGCGGTCCGCTTCGACGCCCGGACCGGACGGGTGCTCGCCTTTGCCGCGATCGACAACCTGGGCAAGGGGGCCGCGGGCCAGGCGGTGCAGAACGCCAACCTGATGTTCGGACTGCCGGAGGCGACCGGCCTCGGCGACCGGCCCCTTCTTCCATGA